From one Pseudomonas sp. S35 genomic stretch:
- a CDS encoding pyruvate dehydrogenase produces MTAHSAQRCIDALSRLAPCSASPLYTVITMANTLERSRHAWVIRGQSRSRRAGSWPSWFARNKDEKPMLYLHSAVSSAQLCALANETAQRGILCNDIENQASPWPKGTQPALALWLANNPYCTPYDPASGHEAQAIVLAALRTLYVDGKPGFYYLALHDHDGGRLLSARQLEDALKGMYPVDAERPAHVRLLGAGQAFAEVVQAARLLQQDWNITAQLWSCPSYTRLAREACAAERWNRLHPTAPKRSCHLRECLAGDATPVIAVTGYPQPIVDQLAAHVDARFVALGAGSVQASAPNRYWITVLALRALAEEGRIDARQVETAMKRYPLR; encoded by the coding sequence TGCAGCGCCTCCCCGCTGTACACCGTAATAACCATGGCCAACACCCTGGAGCGCAGCCGCCACGCCTGGGTCATCCGTGGCCAGTCACGCTCAAGGCGCGCGGGCAGTTGGCCTAGCTGGTTTGCGCGCAATAAAGACGAGAAACCGATGCTGTACCTGCACAGCGCCGTATCCTCGGCGCAGCTGTGCGCGCTGGCAAACGAGACTGCGCAACGCGGCATCCTGTGCAATGACATTGAAAACCAAGCCTCGCCCTGGCCCAAGGGCACACAGCCTGCTCTGGCGCTGTGGCTCGCGAATAATCCGTATTGCACGCCCTACGACCCGGCCTCGGGTCATGAGGCCCAGGCGATTGTGCTGGCAGCGCTTCGCACGCTGTACGTGGACGGCAAGCCTGGATTTTACTACCTGGCCCTGCACGACCACGACGGCGGGCGGTTGCTGAGTGCCCGCCAGCTCGAGGACGCACTCAAGGGCATGTACCCGGTCGACGCTGAAAGGCCGGCACACGTGCGTTTGCTGGGTGCGGGCCAGGCCTTTGCCGAGGTCGTGCAGGCCGCACGGTTACTGCAACAGGATTGGAATATCACGGCACAACTCTGGAGTTGCCCCAGTTACACGCGACTGGCTCGCGAGGCGTGCGCCGCTGAACGCTGGAATCGCCTGCACCCTACCGCTCCCAAGCGCAGTTGCCATCTGCGTGAATGCCTGGCGGGGGATGCAACGCCGGTAATTGCCGTCACCGGCTATCCGCAGCCCATTGTCGATCAGTTGGCGGCGCATGTGGATGCGCGGTTCGTAGCGTTGGGTGCAGGCTCGGTACAGGCATCAGCGCCTAATCGCTACTGGATTACGGTATTGGCACTCAGGGCGTTGGCAGAAGAAGGCCGTATAGATGCACGGCAGGTGGAAACAGCGATGAAACGGTACCCACTCAGAT